Proteins found in one Gopherus flavomarginatus isolate rGopFla2 chromosome 18, rGopFla2.mat.asm, whole genome shotgun sequence genomic segment:
- the LOC127036664 gene encoding galactoside alpha-(1,2)-fucosyltransferase 2-like codes for MTAAGALEPVEEPSRGQETRQPGIPTCAAPGLNVGGPGGARTLLGCGTPPVCTERGCEKHQETSPANGGWDLLPSSPLGAMTAPDSWVPFRQHRQLSLYLLAIMTFSFLIHLRSRFLTTRQSLSSLNTTKGSPATERGMWTVNSAGRLGNQMGEYATLYALAKMNGRQAYILPEMHQQLAPLFRITLPVLSSDMVQNIPWKDYELHDWMSEEYRHIEGKYVRLTGYPCSWTFYHHLRQEILQEFSFHDHVKEEANRYLAGLRGQRRNVTYVGVHVRRGDYVWVMPQVWKGVVADKAYLEKAMGYFRAKYQEPVFVVTSNGMEWCRENIDASRGDVYFSGDGKESSPGRDFALLAHCNHTIMTIGTFGIWAGYLAGGKTIYLANYTLPDSPFLKIFKAAAAFLPEWIGIDADLSPLQSGATS; via the exons ATGACTGCAGCCGGCGCTCTGGAGCCGGTGGAGGAACCCAGCCGTGGTCAGGAAACGCGTCAGCCGGGCATCCCCACGTGTGCGGCTCCGGGTCTGAATGTCGGGGGGCCTGGAGGTGCCCGGACCCTGCTGGGATGCGGGACACCCCCTGTCTGCACTGAGCGGGGCTGCGAAAAGCACCAAGAAACCTCCCCGGCGAATGGGG gctgggatCTCCTTCCCTCATCACCACTGGGAGCCATGActgccccggactcctgggtccccttcCGGCAGCACCGCCAGCTCAGCCTCTACCTGCTGGCCATCATGACCTTCTCCTTCCTCATCCACCTACGCAGCCGGTTCCTTACCACAAGACAGAGTCTCTCCTCCCTGAACACAACGAAGGGGTCCCCAGCCACGGAGCGGGGCATGTGGACCGTGAACTCTGCCGGGCGCCTGGGGAACCAGATGGGGGAATACGCCACCCTCTACGCCCTGGCCAAGATGAACGGACGCCAAGCCTACATCCTCCCGGAGATGCACCAGCAGCTGGCACCGCTCTTCCGCATCACCCTGCCCGTGCTCTCCAGCGACATGGTCCAGAACATCCCGTGGAAGGATTATGAGCTCCACGACTGGATGTCGGAGGAGTACAGGCACATCGAGGGAAAATACGTCCGGCTGACTGGCTACCCCTGCTCCTGGACCTTCTACCACCACCTCCGGCAGGAGATCCTCCAGGAATTCTCCTTCCATGACCATGTCAAGGAGGAGGCCAACCGGTACCTGGCCGGGCTGCGTGGGCAGCGCCGGAACGTGACCTACGTGGGTGTGCACGTCCGGAGGGGGGACTACGTCTGGGTAATGCCCCAGGTCTGGAAGGGGGTGGTGGCGGACAAGGCCTacctggagaaggccatgggcTACTTCCGGGCCAAGTACCAGGAGCCGGTCTTCGTGGTGACCAGCAACGGGATGGAGTGGTGCCGGGAGAACATCGATGCCTCGCGGGGGGACGTGTATTTCTCCGGGGATGGGAAGGAGTCGTCGCCAGGGAGGGACTTTGCTCTCTTGGCCCATTGCAACCACACGATCATGACCATCGGGACCTTCGGCATCTGGGCTGGTTACCTGGCTGGGGGAAAGACCATCTACTTGGCCAACTACACCCTCCCCGATTCCCCCTTCCTCAAGATCTTCAAGGCTGCGGCCGCCTTCCTGCCCGAGTGGATTGGGATTGACGCCGATCTCTCCCCGCTGCAAAGTGGGGCAACCAGCTAA
- the LOC127036662 gene encoding 60S ribosomal protein L37-like: MTKGTSSFGKRCNKTHTLCRRCGSKAYHLQKSTCGKCGYPAKRKRKYYWYAKANRRNTTGTGRMRHLKNVYRRFRNGFREGTTPKPKRAAVAASSSS; encoded by the coding sequence ATGACGAAGGGAACGTCGTCATTCGGTAAGCGCTGCAATAAGACCCACACTTTGTGCCGGCGCTGCGGATCCAAGGCATACCATCTCCAGAAGTCCACCTGTGGGAAATGTGGGTACCCTGCTAAGCGCAAGAGAAAGTATTACTGGTATGCCAAGGCTAATAGACGCAACACCACTGGTACTGGTCGGATGAGGCACCTGAAAAATGTCTACCGTCGATTCAGGAATGGATTCCGTGAAGGAACAACACCTAAGCCCAAGAGAGCTGCTGTTGCAGCATCCAGCTCATCTTAA